In Spartinivicinus poritis, the following proteins share a genomic window:
- a CDS encoding DMT family transporter — MQLTQWQSTIVGSMSIILWGTLALLSQLAGPVPPFQLLALTFGIAFLLMLTKWAICKQPLISMIKQPPLAWFIGVGGLFGFHLCYFFAIKNAPIVDVSLISYLWPLFIVLFSSLLPNETLLKRYIIGAIVALIGCWLLISNNNASLNLQYSIGYIAAFGCALIWSGYSVASRFIKNVPTDTVGLFCGCVALLATLFHLLLEEANWQLNLLQWLSIIGLGIGPIGIAFFTWDHGVKHGNLQLLSVIAYSTPLISTIILILFNQATATINVLFACIAIVVGALIAMPARKGHLKNSDLIDVAD; from the coding sequence ATGCAACTCACTCAATGGCAATCGACCATTGTTGGCTCAATGTCAATAATTTTATGGGGAACCTTAGCACTATTGTCACAATTAGCGGGCCCTGTTCCCCCTTTTCAATTATTGGCGCTAACCTTTGGTATTGCATTTTTACTCATGCTCACCAAGTGGGCTATTTGCAAGCAACCTTTAATCAGTATGATTAAACAACCGCCCTTAGCTTGGTTTATAGGGGTTGGAGGGTTATTTGGTTTTCATTTATGTTATTTTTTTGCGATTAAAAATGCACCGATAGTCGATGTCAGTTTAATAAGCTATTTATGGCCTTTGTTTATCGTATTATTTTCCTCACTATTACCCAATGAAACATTATTAAAACGATATATCATAGGTGCAATTGTTGCCTTGATTGGCTGCTGGTTATTAATTAGTAATAATAACGCCAGCCTAAATTTACAATACAGTATTGGCTATATTGCTGCGTTTGGGTGTGCCTTAATATGGTCAGGCTATTCAGTTGCCAGTCGATTTATTAAAAATGTACCAACGGATACTGTGGGGTTATTTTGTGGCTGTGTTGCATTGCTAGCAACCCTTTTTCACTTATTGTTAGAAGAAGCAAACTGGCAACTAAATTTACTTCAATGGCTGAGTATTATTGGTTTAGGTATTGGCCCAATTGGAATCGCCTTTTTTACCTGGGATCACGGAGTAAAACATGGTAATTTGCAATTATTAAGCGTAATTGCCTATAGTACCCCACTGATATCAACCATTATTTTAATTCTATTTAATCAAGCGACAGCCACAATCAATGTATTATTTGCCTGTATCGCAATTGTTGTAGGTGCACTCATTGCCATGCCAGCTCGTAAAGGCCACTTGAAAAATAGTGATTTAATAGATGTTGCTGATTGA